Part of the Pyrobaculum calidifontis JCM 11548 genome, CGTCGTTATAAGCGACATGCCGTACTTCTGCCACGCCGGCCAAGACTCTGCGACGAATAGGGAGATTAGGAGGGCCACGACTGCCAGGGGTATGAAAGAGAGGGACGCCAGGAGTCCTTTTAGCATGTAGAAAAAGAGTGGGTTATTTAACTAGTTCTAGGGCCTTGAGCCCTATCTCCGCCAGCTCCTTGGGCAGGGGTATGTAGCCCTCCACAATGTGCTCGGGCTTCTGCCCCTCTGTCAATACCCAGTAGAAGAAGCCGCGTAGAAGCTGGGCCTTGTCCTGGGGGTAGTCTGTCCAGAGGAAGACGTAGACGAAGGCCATGATGGGGTAGCCCTTGGGCGGGTCGCTGAATTCGATGGATATGGGGTTCCAATCCTCTCTGGGGTCTGGGTAGCGGCCTAGCTTTTGGGCAACGCGCTGAAGCCCCGAGGATGCGCCCAATTGCACAGACTCCACGCTGGGCAGATGCCACTGGCCGTCGTTTCTGTTGTAAAGCTCGGCGACGCCGCCCTTTTGGTCGTACGTCTTCTTATTGGCCCACCAGTAGGCGTACTCGATGTAGCCAATGGAGTAGGGCGTGTCTAACACGGCCTTGGCCACCCCCTCGTTTCCTTTGGCGCCTATGCCGAGGCCTAGGTCGTCTCTAGGCCACTTCACAGTGTAGCCCCAGCCCACTGTGGAGTTCCACTCCCGGCTTACTTTGCTTAGCCAGAGGGTGAAGGCTGCTGTTGTCCCAGAGCCGTCTGACCGGTGTACCCCAATTATGTCTCTGCACGGGAGCTTGTCCGCCAAGTCTGGGTTGAGCTGTTTTATCCTCTCGTCGCACCACTTCTCGATCTTGCCCATGTAGATGTCTGCTATTACGTCGCCGGTGAGGCGGAGGTATTTGCCGGTTTTTTCGAAGGCTATCTCTGGCACGTTGTACACTACGACTATCGAGCCTATTACCACGGGGAATTGGACGAATTTCCCGCTGATGTTGAGGTAGCGGTCCCTCGGCATGGGGACGTCAGATGCGCCGAAGTCCAACTTCCCGGCGATGAACTGAGCAGCCCCCGCGCCGGAGCCAATGGACTGGTAGTTCACTCTAACGCCGCCCTTGGTAGCTGCCAAGAAGTCCCGGCTCCACTTCTGCATCTGCGGATTGACAAAGGTAGACCCTCCGCCCAATATATCTCCCTTAAGCCCTGCCCACGGCACCCTCTCGGTGGTGGTCTGCGCCGACGTAGTCGTCACTTTCGTCGTCGTCTGAGTCTGCGTAGTTGTCTGTGGAGGTGGCGTAGTCTGTTGCCCTGTTGTTGTCTGTGTTTTTTGTGTGGCTTGTGGTGGCGCAGTTGGTTGCCCAGCTGGTGGAGGTCGTTGCCATAGTAGGGCTATCGCCGCGGCGATTACTACCACTGCGACGATTGTCGCCACTATTAGTTTTGTGTTCATTTGCATGCCGGCCTTTCCCTACGTCTTTTTTAGGTTTGTGCATATGAAATTTTGGGTGATGTGAGAAGAATCGCGTGGGCATTGGTTCCAATCTTCCCCTTTTTCATATGTTTCATTCTTAAATATTGGAGTTGGCGGGGTTTTGTGCGTAGGAGGGTGTCTGTTGTCCGTGGTTCATATGTGATTTATCTGCCTAAGGAGTGGGCTGTGGAGGTGGGGGTTGACGAGGCTAGGGAGGTCTTTGTTGTCCGGGATGGGAGGGTGTTGCTGGTGTTTCCCGTCTCTGAGTCCTCGGTGGAGCTTGTGGTGAGGGACCGCGCTGTGGCCGAGAAGGCCTTTCTGGCGGCGTATATAGCTGGGTTTGACCGAGTGGTGGTGAGGGGGTCTGGGGAAGTTTTGGAGCGGGTGGTGTCGTTGGCTAGGTTTTACGGCGCGGCGGTGGTGGAGCAGGGGGCCGGCTACGTGGTTTTAAAAATAGTGGACTCAGAGGTGGACTTGGCGGTGTTGGTGCGGCGCATGTTTAACGTCTTTATGAACTATATGCTGGATCACGTGGCGTATGCCGAGAAGCCCGACGTGAGGCTTCTAGAGGCCGTGGACGACGAGGTTGACAAACTGCGCCACGTGGTAGAGAGGAGGTGTACAAAGGCCCCTTCGCGTAGTTGTACTCAGTACGTGTTAATTGCCAGGTACATTGAGCGAGCCGCCGACCACCTCGTGGAGTATGCCAAGCTGTCTCCTAACAGGTCTGTGGCCAGGGAGTTGTACGAGGCGGCGTCTAGGGTGGCGGAGGCGCAGGGAGACGTGGAGAAGGTCCTCAGAGCGCTTGCGTCGGTTAAGTCCCTCTCCACGCGCCTCCAGTACTCTGGCGAAGACGTTAGTATACTGCACGTGGTCAGGATCTTGGACTACTTGGAGGACGTCTTGGAGGAGTTTATAGACCTGTCTCTGCTAGACGCCGAGAGGGTGGAGCTCTAGCCAGCTCCCTCTCCGTCTCTTCTACGTCTATGGCCACTGGGTACTCCCCAGTGAAGCAGGCGTAACACACGGCCCCGCCGAGGATTTGTCTAAACTTGTCCAGGGGGAGGTAGGCCAGCGTGTCTGCGCCGACGAGGTGCCTCACTGCCTCTACCGACCTGGCGTATGCCGCGAGCTCGCGGCGGGTTTGAAAGTCCATGCCGAAGAAGCAGGGCCACTTCACGGGGGGCGAGGCTATTCTGACATGCACCTCCCGCGCCCCGACCTCCCTCAGCATTTTCACAACAGCCCTTATGTTTGTGCCTCTTATCAGTGAGTCGTCTACAAGGGCCACGCCCCTCCCCTCCACGTGCCCCCTCAGCACTTTGAAGGCGGTGGCTGGGCTTCTTGCGTGAGGCGGCGATATGAATATGCGGCCTGCAAAGCGGCTTTTTACCACCGCCTCCACTAGCGGCTTCCCCAGGGCCGAGGCGTACGCCTCGGCTATTACGCGCGCTGTCTCGGGCACGTACGTCACCACGTCTATTGCGTCGGCAACTTCCTCCGCCTCCGCTAAGGCCCGCCCCAGCTCCCTCCGCACTGCGTACACCGACTTGCCCCCGAGCTCGCTGGCGAAGTGGGCGAAGTACACGTACTCAAGGGCGCACAGCCTCTGTGCCGGCTCCTCCGCCACTTTCCACGTGGCTATCCTCCTGCCGTAGAACACAGCAGTTCCCGGGGCCAGCTCCAGCCCGCCGTCCAGCGCCACAGTCTCAGACGCCGCGGCGAAGCTCCCGCCGTGTTGCTTCACCGCCAAAGGCCTAATCCCCCTCACGTCTCTCACCGTGAGAATCCCCTCGTGGGTCAAGGCAATGAGGGAGGCGGCGCCCACAAGCTTTGCATACACTGACGCCACGCCTTGCTCAAGCCCCAGCTCCCAGACCTCCCTCGCCAGGGCCTTGGCCAAGGCCTCGCCGTCGAATTTGGCCTTTGGGTCTAGCCGCCTGTAGTTCACGATGGTGCCGTTGAACACTAGGGCGAGTTCCATGTCTCTGTGCTTGGCTAAGACGGGCTGGAGGGCCTGCTGGTAGGGGCCGGTGGTGCTGTACCTCGTGTGAATTACGGCGGCTTCAGCGTCCTCGGGGGGGCGGCCCAGCTTGAGCTCTCCGTTTCGCAGATAGGCGTAGCCCACGCCCTCGTGCCCTCTGTGTAGTAGCCAGGGCTCCATGGCTAACACCAAGCGCGCCGCCTCTGGGCCCCAGGCGCCGCCTATGCCGCACATGTTAAAGCCTCAGCGCCATAAGCTCCCTCAGCTCTTCCACCTTCCTCTTGTACAAGAGAGTGCCCCCGCACCTCAGCCTCAGCTTCTCGCCCTCCGCCTCGCCTATTTTTACCCCCGGCCCCTCCTCCCCCGCTGTGATAAACCGCCCGTTGGACTCAGAGAAGAGGAGGAAGTCGAGGCGAGTGGTCTCGGCAGGCGCCTTGCATATGTCTACGTCGGCGCCTACGCCGCTGTTCACCGCCATTTTCGCTAAGGCGGCGGCGAGGCCTCCCAGCCCCACATCAGTGGCCTTCCTGGGCCTCCACGTCCCGACGAGGCGCAAGATCTCTTTCTCCACTGCGTAGTCCACCGCCGGCGGCTCCCCAGCCACTTCGCCGAATATCCTGTACAAATACTCGCTGCCGCCCACCTCTGCCTTTGTGACTCCCCAGAGGTATATCCCATCTCCTGCTTCCCACGTCGCCTTAGCCGCCTTGCCCACGTCGTCTATTTTCCCGAGCACCACCACGGCCACCACCGGCTTTATGGGCTTGTCCAAATACTCGTTGTAGAGGCTGACTTTGCCCCCCACGATGGGCACTCCAAGCGCCTCCGCCGCCTCTGCGAGGCCTTCCACAGCCTCTACAAACTGCCAATAGACCTCGGGCCTGGCGGGACTTCCCAAGTTTATGGAGTCTACCGCGGCTAGGGGGATGCCCCTCGCCACTACCACGTTGCGATACGCTTTTACAAAGGCGTTGGCGGCGCCCAGCCTGGGGCTGAGGTATGTGTAGCGGGGGTTGGCGTCGCCTTTGACCACAATCCCCACGTCGCCTAGCTCCAACAGCTTTAACACTGCGGCGTCTCCCTCGCCCGGCTTGACGACGGTCCTCACCCCCACGTCGAAGTCGAAGCGCTCATATATCGCCGCCTTCTTGGCCACGTTAGGCGACGAGAGGACGGCGTCTATGGCCTTGTCTAACGGGGGCTGGGGAAGGTCGGGGAGAGGCTTGGCCTTGTAGGGCCTCGTGGGCCACTCCAGCACGGGGGCGTTGGCGGCCAGCTCCACTGGCACATCTCCCACGACCTCTCCCCTCCACTTGAAGACGAGTCTGCCCCCCTCGGTGAAGCGGCCGACCACTGAGTATGGCACGTCGTATTTCTCAAACAGCGCCTTGAGGCAGGGTAGCTGGCCCTCAGACGTCACAAGTACCAGCCGCTCTTGTGTCTCGCTTATTAAAACCTCGGCGGGGCCCATCTCCGCATCTGACATATGTATTTTGTCGAGGTCTATCTCAAGCCCTAGGCCGAACCAATGGGCCAGCTCAGCCGCAGCCGTTGCAAGCCCGCCGCCGCCTAGGTCCTTTATGTATTTTACGCACTGCCGAGCCTCTTGCACGAGGTCTATGAGCCTCTTCCCCATGAGGGGGTCTGCCACTTGCACTGCGCCCAAGTCCTCTTCTTCCGTCAGCGTCTTGCTGGCGAAGGCCGAGCCTCCGAGGCCGCTCTTATCGGCGCCGGAGCCCACTACGATGAAGAGGTCCCCTGCCTCTACGCCGCCTCTGGGCACATCCTCTGCACTCACGACCCCCACGCAAGTGGCTAAGACAATGGGGGTGTAAGTGAAGTCTTCGTCAAACCACGTCTCGCCGCCTACCACGGGCACGCCCACTCTGTTCCCATAGTCGGAGATCCCTCTGACGACTCCCTGGGCGATCCACTTGGCGTGTGCGTCCTGCGGGGGGCCGAAATGGAGGTTTACCAAGAGGGCTATGGGCTTGGCCCCCACTGTCAATATGTCGCGTATAATGCCGCCGACCCCCGTCGCGGCGCCGTTGTAGGGATCTACGGCGCTTGGGTGGTTGTGGGACTCTATCTTAAACGTGACATATAGGCCGGGGGCCACTTCCACAAGCGGCGCGTCTGTGCCAGGGCCCTTTACCACCCACGGCGCCTTAGAGGGGAGGCGCGACAGCCTCCCCCTCGTCGACTTATACGCGCAGTGCTCTGACCAATGCGCGGTGAATAGGGCGAGCTCCACCGGCGTGGGCCCTCTCCCAAGCCCCCTCCTAATGGCCTCAAGCTCAGCCGCGGTGAGGGCCATGTCTACGAGCTTTTATCCATTTTTAAACCTTCACTTATATTGCCAAGAGGCGCCACATATGAACTCCGCGCCACTATTAAACAAGTAGTTAAAACTTTTAAAGTGGGCTGTCTCTCTCTGTGTGAGATACGTCGTCTACCTAAACGTGACGTATAAGCCCACGATAAGGGAGCCCGAGGGGGAGACAATTTCAAGGGAGCTCCTCGCCAGGCTTGGATACAGCGTAGAGGTTAGGGCTGGGAAGTGCCTGGCCCTCTACTTGGAGGCCTCTTCTCCCGAGGAGGCGGCGGCTAAGGCGCTTGAGGTGGCCAAGGCGGCTAGGCTGGGGAACCCCAACGTCCACGTGGTCGAGGTGCTCAAGGTGGCGCCGGCATGATCGTCGTAGGGGTGTTGAAGTTTCCGGGGACAAACGGCGACTTCGACGTTTTAAGGGCCTTGGAGCTGGCGGGGCTTAGGGGGGAGGTGGTGTGGTATAAAGACTACAGGTCGGGGGTATACGACGCGGTGGTGCTGGCTGGGGGGTTCAGCTACGGGGATAGGCTGAGGGCTGGGGCCATAGCCGCGGCTACTGAGGCAGTGGAGAGACTGAGGGTCGACGTGGAGAGGGGGGTACCCGTCTTGGGCATATGCAACGGCTTTCAGATATTGACTGAGGCGGGCCTCCTCCCGGGGGCTCTCGTGCCCAACGACCCGCCGGGCTTTGTAAGCAGGTGGATTAGGGTGAGGGTTGTGGACAACGAGACGCCCTTCACCCTCCTCTACCAGAGGGGGGAGGTGGTGTACATGCCCATGGCCCATGCGGAGGGCCGCTATATACCCACGGGGCCCTACCGGGCCGCCTTTAAGTATGTGGACAACCCCAACGGCTCTGTAGACGACGTGGCAGGAGTCGCCGTGGGGAATGTGCTGGGCCTAATGCCTCACCCAGAGCGCGCCGTGGGCCCCCACGTGTCGAGGGGAGGCGTCGGGGGGCTAAAGCTCTGGCTAAGCCTCAAGCAGTGGCTAAAGACCTAGCGCCGTCCCCGGCGTTGCGCCAAGGGCACGGCCGAGAGGGCTACAAAGACGGCGTCTAAGACCACTAGGAGGGCTAGGCCGTGTACAACCACTGCGGCTCCAAGCGACGACCCAACGACGGCCGCCGCCCTATGGAAGACCCTGTTTAACGCGAATGCCGCAACAGGCCTTGTCGCCAAAAACCTCTTCTGCAGGTTGAGCAAGTACACAGAGGTCAACAAGTCGATGAAATACGCCGCGGCGAAGAACACGGCGGGGTGCATCGTTAAATACAGCAACACGAGGAGCGACACCGCCGGGGGAACGTAGACGGCTGGCAGACGGCCTAATAGGCGGCCGGCTATATACAAGTTGACCAGGCTGATTAAGTCCACATAGGCGAAGAATATGCCCACGAGCGGCATTGGCATTGTCTGAGATAGATACAGCGGCATGAAGGGGTAAAGAGTGAAGTATCCCGCCATGAAGAGTAGAAATGAGACGTTGAGCCTCGTCAACGTTGACCAGCGCAGGGCCGCCTCCATCTGCCGACTGTACGGCTGGGCCTTTGCCAAAGCCGCACATAAGAGGGCAATCGGCGTCAAGAGGGGCAAGACGGAGGCCCCGCCGAAGCCCGCCAAAAGCGATCCCGAGACAAGCCCTATGTTCACCGCGTAGGCCCTGGCCACCACATCTCCCGGTCCCAGATAGGAGGAGTAGACAAGCGAAAGCCCCCGCGAGATGCCCCACGCCACGGCAAAGGCGTAGGCGTTTAAAAACGCGAGGGGTCCAGTCGCCGCTAGGGAAAGTGTAGCAAATAAGGCGAAAAGGCTTGGCCTCTTCTCCATAAGCGGAGCCGCGGCCAGCGACGCAAGCGATATAGCATTAGCAATGGCGTGGACAAGGCCCACTTGAGGCAGGTGTAGAAGGAAAGGCAGAGACACCAAAGACGCCCTATCTACAAACGATTGGAGAAAAATCCCAAAAAGAGCTACTGTCTTAAGGGGGCGTCGTTGCACTTTTCTTTGACTGTTTATATAGTGTTAACTCGCTCGGCATTGTTACAGTGACGTCTTTATGTTATTGGCCACCTGTCGGAGGTAGTTTGGCAGCTCCTCTTGTGGGATAGGTATGGCGCCTTCTACGGATAAGTGGGCGTTGTACTTGTGTCTCACCAAGATCTTTACGTCAGCGGCCTTCCATGCCGGGATGTCGTTTTCGCTGTCGCCCATGTACACGACGTGTGAAACTCCCAGAAGGGCCCTCAAGAGGCGCACTGCGTCTCCCTTGTCTCTCTTCGTGGCGTATATGTCCACGAAGGGATGGCCGCCGTATTTCAACACTGTGAGCCCCCTCCTCTCCGCCTCGGCGACCACCGCGTCTAGGCCCGCCGGCTGTCTGCCGGCGCCTCTCCAGTCGATGGTGAGACCGGCCGGCGAGCCGAAGGTAGTCCTCTTAACTTCTACGTACGCGTCGAGCCTTTCTGCGGCCTTGGCCACGTGGACTAGGGCCTCGGGGTTTAAGTCTTCTGCCACCGCCACGTAACCCCCTGCCTTCACCTCTGCGCCGTTTATGCATGCATACGCTGCGGCGTAAGGCACTCTCGCCGTAGCCAGTGAGCACTCCTTAGTGGTGACGACGGCCACTGGGATTAGCTTGGCCAGTTCTCGCAACGCCTCGTCTACTTCCCTGGGCAACTCCCCCCTCCCCCTCTCCGGGGGCGTCAGCGTCCCATCTAGGTCTGTGAACAGAGCAATTGACACCACTGGGGATGCAAGTGGAAGGTTATATACTTGACGCAATGGCCCGCCAAAAGTCCAGCTCGTAGCGCTGAATGGCCTTGGCCACGTAGATGTACTTCTCCATGTCTTCGTACCGCCTCGCCACCTCCTCGGCTAGGCGTTCGAGTTCATGGTAGGGCCCTTTGAATATCTCTAGGAATTCCACGTGTTTTACGCCGTTGGCCCTGGCCCACTCTGCCAGCTTTAGGCAGTTCGCCCCCCACACGGGGAGATTTACCACTAGGGCCACCGCCAAGTCGCCCAATGTGCCGTGGAGGGCTAGCCAGGAGAGGAAGTGGGTGTAGGCTACGGCGGCTGGATCTATGTCGCGCCACCGAAACTCTACGCGGAGCTCCTCGGCCAGCTTTAGCAAGGCGTTGTACGCGGCGTAGTCTCCGTCTACCAACATTTTTACAAACGTATACTCGTCGGGGGCGCGGGCCTTGGCCATGGCCACGGAAAGCGCCTTTAGGTCGTGGGGGACTATGTAGAGCTGGTTTTGGACAAACCGCCTCAGCATCTCCCAGCTGGGCCTCTCCACTGCCTTGGCAATCTCTCTATTCAAATGTTCGACCTCTTTTCTCACTGCCTCAATTATGCTTGTCATAAGTAGCAAATGTTATGTGGATAAAAGGTTTTTCTGTTACATTTCGTGGGCCTGTTGGCTGGGGTTGGAAAAGATAGACAGAGGCGGCATGAGTTACACACCTCTTGCAAAGACTTCTCTCACAGTTACCACATCTGCGTACTTCGCGATCGCAAGTGGCGCAAAGAACCTCGTAGACCTCGACAGATTAAACAAAGCTACTTAAGGGGCTTGCTGGCCTCTGTGCAGAGGTCTCGCTTCTGCGTGATAGCGGTCGGCGTAGGACGAGTCTTGGAAAATCGCGGCCGTAGATTAAGCGCAACGCCTCTCTTGCCTTCGCCGCCGCCTCCTCTACGGTGTCTGCTACAATATTCACGTAGCCCATCTTCCTCCTAGGCTTGACGTCCCTCTTCCGGTACCAGTAGACCTTGCCCAACTCCTCCAGCTGGCGTAGCGGCAACTCCTCGAGCCCCCTCCCCAGTATGTTAACCATGGCCGTGGGCTTCACCGCGGTGGGCCCCCTCACGGGGAGACCTGCCACGGCTCTAACGTGGTTTTCAAACTGTGAAGCGTCTGTCTCTAACGTCCAGTGGCCTGTATTGTGGACTCTTGGCGCGATCTCGTTGACTAGAATTTCGCCGTTTCGCGTCTCAAAGAACTCCACTGCCAATACCCCCACGTACTTCTGCCACTCTAAGAGGCGGTAGACGTACTCGTAGGCCTCCTCTGGCGCCTTGGCTGGGGCAAAGTTCCACACCAATATGCCGTCGACATAGTAGTTCTGGGCCGGTGGGTAGAAGTAGACGTCCCCCCTTTCGTCTCTCACAGCAATTATTGAGAACTCTCTGGCTATATCCACGTACTCCTCCACGAGGAGCTCCCCCTCCAACTCTGCAATTGCGTCGGCCTCTCTGGGGTAGTAAAATTGCCCCTTCCCGTCGTATCCGCCCGTTGGTACTTTTATAACGGCC contains:
- the pstS gene encoding phosphate ABC transporter substrate-binding protein PstS; the encoded protein is MQMNTKLIVATIVAVVVIAAAIALLWQRPPPAGQPTAPPQATQKTQTTTGQQTTPPPQTTTQTQTTTKVTTTSAQTTTERVPWAGLKGDILGGGSTFVNPQMQKWSRDFLAATKGGVRVNYQSIGSGAGAAQFIAGKLDFGASDVPMPRDRYLNISGKFVQFPVVIGSIVVVYNVPEIAFEKTGKYLRLTGDVIADIYMGKIEKWCDERIKQLNPDLADKLPCRDIIGVHRSDGSGTTAAFTLWLSKVSREWNSTVGWGYTVKWPRDDLGLGIGAKGNEGVAKAVLDTPYSIGYIEYAYWWANKKTYDQKGGVAELYNRNDGQWHLPSVESVQLGASSGLQRVAQKLGRYPDPREDWNPISIEFSDPPKGYPIMAFVYVFLWTDYPQDKAQLLRGFFYWVLTEGQKPEHIVEGYIPLPKELAEIGLKALELVK
- a CDS encoding PhoU domain-containing protein, encoding MRRRVSVVRGSYVIYLPKEWAVEVGVDEAREVFVVRDGRVLLVFPVSESSVELVVRDRAVAEKAFLAAYIAGFDRVVVRGSGEVLERVVSLARFYGAAVVEQGAGYVVLKIVDSEVDLAVLVRRMFNVFMNYMLDHVAYAEKPDVRLLEAVDDEVDKLRHVVERRCTKAPSRSCTQYVLIARYIERAADHLVEYAKLSPNRSVARELYEAASRVAEAQGDVEKVLRALASVKSLSTRLQYSGEDVSILHVVRILDYLEDVLEEFIDLSLLDAERVEL
- a CDS encoding amidophosphoribosyltransferase encodes the protein MCGIGGAWGPEAARLVLAMEPWLLHRGHEGVGYAYLRNGELKLGRPPEDAEAAVIHTRYSTTGPYQQALQPVLAKHRDMELALVFNGTIVNYRRLDPKAKFDGEALAKALAREVWELGLEQGVASVYAKLVGAASLIALTHEGILTVRDVRGIRPLAVKQHGGSFAAASETVALDGGLELAPGTAVFYGRRIATWKVAEEPAQRLCALEYVYFAHFASELGGKSVYAVRRELGRALAEAEEVADAIDVVTYVPETARVIAEAYASALGKPLVEAVVKSRFAGRIFISPPHARSPATAFKVLRGHVEGRGVALVDDSLIRGTNIRAVVKMLREVGAREVHVRIASPPVKWPCFFGMDFQTRRELAAYARSVEAVRHLVGADTLAYLPLDKFRQILGGAVCYACFTGEYPVAIDVEETERELARAPPSRRLAETGL
- the purL gene encoding phosphoribosylformylglycinamidine synthase subunit PurL codes for the protein MALTAAELEAIRRGLGRGPTPVELALFTAHWSEHCAYKSTRGRLSRLPSKAPWVVKGPGTDAPLVEVAPGLYVTFKIESHNHPSAVDPYNGAATGVGGIIRDILTVGAKPIALLVNLHFGPPQDAHAKWIAQGVVRGISDYGNRVGVPVVGGETWFDEDFTYTPIVLATCVGVVSAEDVPRGGVEAGDLFIVVGSGADKSGLGGSAFASKTLTEEEDLGAVQVADPLMGKRLIDLVQEARQCVKYIKDLGGGGLATAAAELAHWFGLGLEIDLDKIHMSDAEMGPAEVLISETQERLVLVTSEGQLPCLKALFEKYDVPYSVVGRFTEGGRLVFKWRGEVVGDVPVELAANAPVLEWPTRPYKAKPLPDLPQPPLDKAIDAVLSSPNVAKKAAIYERFDFDVGVRTVVKPGEGDAAVLKLLELGDVGIVVKGDANPRYTYLSPRLGAANAFVKAYRNVVVARGIPLAAVDSINLGSPARPEVYWQFVEAVEGLAEAAEALGVPIVGGKVSLYNEYLDKPIKPVVAVVVLGKIDDVGKAAKATWEAGDGIYLWGVTKAEVGGSEYLYRIFGEVAGEPPAVDYAVEKEILRLVGTWRPRKATDVGLGGLAAALAKMAVNSGVGADVDICKAPAETTRLDFLLFSESNGRFITAGEEGPGVKIGEAEGEKLRLRCGGTLLYKRKVEELRELMALRL
- a CDS encoding phosphoribosylformylglycinamidine synthase subunit PurS, producing the protein MRYVVYLNVTYKPTIREPEGETISRELLARLGYSVEVRAGKCLALYLEASSPEEAAAKALEVAKAARLGNPNVHVVEVLKVAPA
- the purQ gene encoding phosphoribosylformylglycinamidine synthase I, coding for MIVVGVLKFPGTNGDFDVLRALELAGLRGEVVWYKDYRSGVYDAVVLAGGFSYGDRLRAGAIAAATEAVERLRVDVERGVPVLGICNGFQILTEAGLLPGALVPNDPPGFVSRWIRVRVVDNETPFTLLYQRGEVVYMPMAHAEGRYIPTGPYRAAFKYVDNPNGSVDDVAGVAVGNVLGLMPHPERAVGPHVSRGGVGGLKLWLSLKQWLKT
- a CDS encoding HAD-IIB family hydrolase; its protein translation is MSIALFTDLDGTLTPPERGRGELPREVDEALRELAKLIPVAVVTTKECSLATARVPYAAAYACINGAEVKAGGYVAVAEDLNPEALVHVAKAAERLDAYVEVKRTTFGSPAGLTIDWRGAGRQPAGLDAVVAEAERRGLTVLKYGGHPFVDIYATKRDKGDAVRLLRALLGVSHVVYMGDSENDIPAWKAADVKILVRHKYNAHLSVEGAIPIPQEELPNYLRQVANNIKTSL
- a CDS encoding thiaminase II/PqqC family protein, producing the protein MTSIIEAVRKEVEHLNREIAKAVERPSWEMLRRFVQNQLYIVPHDLKALSVAMAKARAPDEYTFVKMLVDGDYAAYNALLKLAEELRVEFRWRDIDPAAVAYTHFLSWLALHGTLGDLAVALVVNLPVWGANCLKLAEWARANGVKHVEFLEIFKGPYHELERLAEEVARRYEDMEKYIYVAKAIQRYELDFWRAIASSI
- a CDS encoding 5-(carboxyamino)imidazole ribonucleotide synthase; this encodes MRLFTLGGGQLALMMCWEAQRLPLEFVFHDDPSAPAATCGRPAADPFEEVDRADVVTFEFENVDLKVAEYAELKGKLKPPLAYLAVKKGRIAERKLFQSLGIPTASWRIARDGREALEIAKSMGRAVIKVPTGGYDGKGQFYYPREADAIAELEGELLVEEYVDIAREFSIIAVRDERGDVYFYPPAQNYYVDGILVWNFAPAKAPEEAYEYVYRLLEWQKYVGVLAVEFFETRNGEILVNEIAPRVHNTGHWTLETDASQFENHVRAVAGLPVRGPTAVKPTAMVNILGRGLEELPLRQLEELGKVYWYRKRDVKPRRKMGYVNIVADTVEEAAAKAREALRLIYGRDFPRLVLRRPLSRRSETSAQRPASPLSSFV